The proteins below come from a single Plasmodium sp. gorilla clade G2 genome assembly, chromosome: 13 genomic window:
- a CDS encoding transcription factor with AP2 domain(s), producing MENKSEFNKTNNKEFYQKEYDNIPYHRNEYINNQHNNVDYTNNNYTHEISLINNIENLQNRNNSNLLSVNNAQSQIYNNFPFTYEHVDITCTEKKNDGIKKIYENENTNENKNENKNENKNENVNICREQNKQSELNNPFFLDSYKKENNIITCDNNIISYNNESYNLHINKRNTNETLSKDHYLCNNNNNDNNNYNNNNNNNLYVNKNVMMDYYMKDNNQNNLNPSNFNNIYHHIQYPDNNNNNCSVNSFVNSSMEGTNNYIRHNNNIDNMNNINNIVNMNNINNIDNINNIDNMNHINNTDSMNNMNNMNNVSCVNSNHSESYNKQIIYNNNMNCHNKNNYNIINYSNNNSNISNYNMGDIISPHNTYTHSNCNLQNFNNYNMSMYDNNSIKQLYHNNNNNNNMYLHNYRNNNIYNNVDSGKNINIPFHNKYNENINTVSYNNMINNNMNRHHNVTPMFNKIFVNYNNEQNIKNIHNEKNLSSCKNIPVEKNNSFFINEKSHFIEDKKLYYNNIMGSNNMSMLNYKHPIYNNINNCIQRKEENEKTFPSYMNNLSDQHVSDQNNILWKNQSYNNINIVGDKNENVDELYDMNFNTSAVNKEKLNMEKLNIEKYKTDSYNINMMGPVHMDNKINSDNNNINSDNNQINSDNNKINSDNNQINSDNNKLNSDNNKINSDDNNNNSPWNLNFSNSLYNNNLISNNKSKYTNRSNSYELSLFKDNKKNKINSNNNNKYDDMLNKKMLYSIYLQSLLNNLNNEIYNDNINEDNKYSSVIYKDYLKRNNINNQLILYNKTKNNLSNRLFNNIPNINNYFSYLDYYIESLRLLYNELLRNRNLILILAKEIFSKNKKLDKTKKNIYTSNNEKYTYIRQLLSVLLPQPPMYPPIEIWFFMTKKYASQLHKLHLTIYIAYQKIIYNFSNILLQINNDMNITKQNKIQKNINESNDYLNLYDHDENEKKNIKDDDKQEESYNQKLYNLKNKTNSETCENNTNVEIQLDEPIINNTIPVTDKKKIIVPLNSDNDEDHIINNMDTNMLIEINKKLEYIITSINNINKLIAKKKNVQDILQVGNINEKIYNIHNMNNIHPIHTNNVRTFETISDNIISCDDENNMNIIEDEENFKKTNGKTNEKLNDIDNINIDKEINKNIEKNKQIPINNNQIIAYNNLEYNSLFNKWNNIIKSDIHNYIYEENPLNILDKIKYDLKDVYNQMMNLKKTDNILTINDKILHNLLKLDNSTENMDIPNISYDNKWKENNNNNNNNDDNNDDNNNDDNINNYDYHNNNDFNLINKQVKNKDNFKEPNFMSHNDNVDDLSICSNEDINDIIYNINRTDTILKKLMYLSNNYYNNMIEYDNYILQSYQDNDDILNELNNNTVTYYNNIKKTKSFYNQLLPRKIKNQNIIFNKNHIITPNNIYNNNNNLSDSEFIENIMYPCNQNDNQMNTKESNDNLKKYISQENNFLLPDSNIEKFSDLINVDMNNIEGNINMFNNNNINSNNINNNIFNNNMYNNNNDNNIYNNIYNMNYKNNVISSNNNYMNNINNEQNLNPMNYNTYGYDLSNKVNHLFYNNNYMEGTNNISNNDIIQNDNMKGVYPHVYDINSKVNDQTNNFDTYINIPNKCSSKDNKEFLGEYINDREESYYDINENIIINNINDMNVYDSNNITSNNNNLDYIKNNDNNNNNNDPLFDSRNSYECSLPLLTNGSYYYENKNNTSSNILCNQDVNLTNNKFINYESNISNNYNNKSNINPNKNLNIFHNNVLINDNNINDNNINSNNINNNNINNFNINNNNINNNNINNNNINNNNIYDHFNNFSMNSPMIDMNSFEEDSNNYNMVHINQTDINLKNGDLINDIENFYTHDNTSSHLLNYEDCKNMDLNDVSNIEIEQTNIMDSNNMYNQIIEENETNNSHMSLEEKINQTNDMYKDDTEINDDSLEILLENNQSEKKKKKNDNHHNNNNNKNRKNNNNNDKKKNEHAHKHEENSNNEEEKVQNSSNEHVDSYNSDNNTTKDNTILQNNIENTNCNTNQNNNVISKNVDNSCNKNDMSNEKDNINDTNKMKLKKMLEITNKLIGKKYRGICYDPTRNGWSTFVYKDGVRYKKFFSSFKYGNLLAKKKCIEWRLRNLNPSSHAYSFSLKAKEEFNEVLNDNYKDVGILYDNKKDKNNNPDDGNRDILYINAFLNIYNDEKVKEKYSTDENDDEKNTQEIKVIKNKIPKKKKKTLQNLSTNEKCNDGIETCNEDNKTIKMNNNNNMMDDTQHTYNNDIIKEKKNKKNKNKNNINNNNNNNNVLNTGKRKNDKQNNINNHTNGDSSLFNNYDDNFFDKNKNCKLFSNTLEKDENISCDMENVSDNVLKNNEYKRKKMCTVPGKKLIKDTNDFIDMMYTLVESNNTFNNNSDFQKDQMDDKNEEEEKKKTTNNLINMNNCVEYNHDNNNNNNNNNTKTQNISLIDNIDITLNNINSGISLVQDNNIYDKDKSINDINRYENMEEIKFKHHNSYNFINGDYKKEKHLTSYNDNLKNIEEDIFFNNTKNNFALHNNNNIKFKSDENYFAYKDKLLKYINECKYTNEEEKHIFLQFLKIKTEWVLVELNNLEEKYHHYFRNKIESFYKNYLLKVKNNKKQNENIKELEIIFENKLNTPWMYMIFPYYFISYFNYKIFCILKCTKKKRVKKNTNLIKDKILTSKLKGVNFIKYKKAWCFTYVDVDDKKKKKMFPVNDYGFVESKALSILFRKSFFFHLNKIHNFLKNILYNKNNISNTIINQLNTYNNNINEYIDHYKKYEEFLVCYGKIIYFNEMKNIYISSENKQHALNYMPKEIKHEIYKNMCSHMDDNKANNVDNNIYNDMDNNIYNDMDNNNIYNDMNNNIYNNIDNNTYNHIDNNIYNNICTRIDPMNLLITTRYYFLKKSKIMNFPKGLVYLSGYFLWLVAFLNNNNQEIIISFSVRKYSYDIAKSKCLECYYCLLHKYKFKPLNISGVIDIVLESDIECKNYNLLDYSSEDIMSLEYLFQYFSPSSYVLHNNTLYKKIIIKNQELHKEYDKLFPGQYVHLNTYQTYQITNNDLIDNNIKSANVEMVSNISNENLSQEYKNNYIYSKNEQNKLGTMIYNKKEEYHDIYKDQTNKNKEEHISNMKNISNMKNISNMSNISNMSNISNISNISNDLSPLLYDHQNVTYNQNDKKSIPLCFSDDEEGKEISDKIKKKKDNNLNCIPNFHNEINKKGTNSNIANHNINGQMNDSMNGPSMYEKINMDNKNNTNKIDDNINNNNNNNNSSSSCCCFYVENVNRQNDSTNTENLFTSKTVEDTYNQTYLNNDYYKKILNKKICFFFDNNIQDIYLKKYYNELFNEKLNEEENIKNEHILFKTIDKKEENIGIFILLNCQWLSDSFVNNINQIETKYADIYSFKNYLNTCEEVYNWKYKKNFIKECAEISKKFPRIVGVHYDSYASAWVVNCSFNKKRHDKKFSVKTFGFLQARKLAIEYREKWIQLKTFHRLNNLKKKKENL from the coding sequence atggaaaataaaagtgaattcaataaaacaaataataaagaattttATCAAAaggaatatgataatattccATATCAtagaaatgaatatattaataatcaACATAATAATGTAgattatacaaataataattatactcATGAAATatctttaataaataatatagaaaatttacaaaatagAAATAACTCTAATTTATTAAGTGTTAACAATGCACaatcacaaatatataataattttccaTTCACTTATGAACATGTAGATATTACTtgtacagaaaaaaaaaacgatggaataaaaaaaatatatgaaaatgaaaatacaaatgaaaataaaaatgaaaataaaaatgaaaataaaaatgaaaatgtcaATATATGTAGAgaacaaaataaacaaaGTGAGCTAAATAATCCTTTTTTTCTCGattcttataaaaaagaaaataatataataacatgtgataataatataatatcatataacAATGAATCttataatttacatataaataaaagaaatacaaaTGAAACTCTTTCAAAAGATCATTacttatgtaataataacaacaacgacaacaataattataataataataataataataatttgtatgtaaataaaaatgtcatgatggattattatatgaaagaTAACAATCAAAATAACTTAAACCCCTCAaactttaataatatatatcatcatattcAATATccagataataataataataattgtagtGTAAATTCATTTGTCAACAGTAGTATGGAGGgaacaaataattatattagacataataataatattgataatatgaataatataaataatattgttaatatgaataatataaataatattgataatattaataatattgataatatgaatcatataaataatactgacagtatgaataatatgaataatatgaataatgttAGTTGTGTAAATAGCAATCATTCAGAgtcatataataaacaaattatttacaataataatatgaattgtcataataaaaacaattataatataataaattatagcaataataatagtaatatatctAATTACAATATGGGAGACATTATATCCCCACATAATACATACACTCACTCAAATTGTAATCTTCAAAactttaataattataatatgtcaatgtatgataataattccataaaacaattatatcataataataataataataataatatgtatctACATAATTAtcgtaataataatatttataataatgtagatagtggaaaaaatataaatatacctTTTCATAATAagtataatgaaaatataaatacagtatcttataataatatgataaataataatatgaacagaCATCATAATGTAACACCtatgtttaataaaatatttgtaaattataataatgaacagaatataaaaaatatacataatgagAAGAATTTATCAAGTTGTAAAAATATACctgttgaaaaaaataattcattttttattaatgaaAAATCTCATTTTATagaagataaaaaattatattataataatataatgggttcaaataatatgagtatgttaaattataaacatcctatatataataatataaataattgtattcaaagaaaagaagaaaatgaaaaaacatTTCCatcatatatgaataatttatcTGATCAACATGTAAGTGACCAGAATAATATTCTATGGAAGAATCagtcatataataatataaacattgtaggtgataaaaatgaaaatgtcgatgaattatatgatatgAATTTTAATACATCTGCagtaaataaagaaaaattaaatatggaaaaattaaatatagaaaaatacaaaacggattcttataatataaatatgatggGACCTGTTCATatggataataaaataaatagtgataataataatataaatagtgataataatcaaataaatagtgataataataaaataaatagtgataataatcaaataaatagtgataataataaactaaatagtgataataataaaataaatagtgatgataataataataattctccTTGGAATTTGAATTTTTCAAATTCgttgtataataataatctcataagtaataataaaagcaaatatacaaatagaAGTAACTCCTATGAACTTAGTTTatttaaagataataaaaaaaataagattaatagtaataataataataaatatgatgatatGTTGAATAAGAAGATGTTATATAGTATTTATTTACaatcattattaaataatttgaataatgaaatatataatgataatataaatgaagataataaatatagttCTGTAATTTATAaagattatttaaaaagaaataatataaataatcaattaatattatataataaaacaaaaaataatctaTCGAAtagattatttaataatatacctaatataaataattatttttcttatttagattattatattgaatcattaagattattatataatgaactTTTAAGAAATCGTAATTTAATATTGATATTAgcaaaagaaatattttcaaaaaataaaaaacttgataaaacaaaaaaaaatatatatacttcaaataatgaaaaatatacatatataagaCAATTATTATCAGTTCTATTACCACAACCACCTATGTATCCCCCTATAGAAATTTGGTTTTTTATGACTAAAAAATATGCATCTCAACTACATAAACTTCatttaactatatatattgcatatcaaaaaataatatataacttttctaatatattattacaaataaataatgatatgaatattactaaacaaaataaaatccaaaaaaatataaatgaaagtaatgattatttaaatttatatgatcatgatgaaaatgaaaaaaaaaatattaaagatgATGATAAACAGGAAGAAAGTTATaatcaaaaattatataatttaaaaaataaaactaatTCAGAAACTTgtgaaaataatacaaatgtaGAGATACAATTAGATGAAcctattattaataatactaTACCTGTaacagataaaaaaaaaattatcgtTCCTTTAAATTCtgataatgatgaagatcatataataaataatatggatacaAATATGTTgattgaaataaataaaaaacttgaatatattatcacatctattaataatattaataaattaatagcgaaaaaaaaaaacgttcAAGATATTTTACAAGTtggtaatataaatgaaaaaatttataatattcataatatgaataatattcatCCTATACATACAAATAATGTGCGCACGTTTGAAACTATcagtgataatataatatcatgTGATGATGAaaacaatatgaatattattgaaGACgaagaaaattttaaaaagacAAATGgaaaaacaaatgaaaaattaaatgatatagataatataaatattgataaagaaataaataagaatattgaaaaaaataaacaaataccTATTAATAACAATCAAATTAtagcatataataatttggaatataattctttgtttaataaatggaataatataataaaatcagatatacataattatatttatgaagaaaatccattaaatatattagataaaataaaatatgatttAAAAGATGTATATAACCAAAtgatgaatttaaaaaaaacggATAATATCTTAactataaatgataaaatattacataatcTTTTAAAATTAGATAATTCAACTGAAAATATGGATATACCAAATAtttcatatgataataaatggaaagaaaacaacaacaataataataataatgatgataataatgatgataataataatgatgataatataaataattatgattatcataataataatgattttaatttaataaataaacaggttaaaaataaagacaaTTTTAAAGAACCAAATTTTATGTCTCATAATGATAATGTAGATGATTTAAGTATATGTTcaaatgaagatataaatgatattatatataatataaatagaacTGAtactatattaaaaaaactaATGTATCTTtctaataattattataataatatgatagaatatgataattatatattacaatcaTATCAAGATAATGacgatatattaaatgaattaaataataatacggTTACATATTACAACAATatcaaaaaaacaaaatcaTTTTATAATCAATTATTAccaagaaaaataaaaaatcaaaatattatatttaataaaaatcatattataacaccaaataatatatataataataataataatttgtcaGACTCAGAATTTATAGAGAATATTATGTACCCTTGCAATCAAAATGATAATCAGATGAATACAAAAGAAAGCAATgacaatttaaaaaaatatatttctcaagaaaataattttctcTTACCTGATagtaatatagaaaaattcAGTGACTTAATAAATGTAGATATGAACAATATTgaaggaaatataaatatgtttaataataataatattaatagtaataatataaataataatatttttaataacaatatgtataataataataatgataataatatatataataatatatataatatgaattataaaaacaatgtCATATCTTCTAACAATAactatatgaataatataaacaatgaaCAAAATTTGAATCCTATgaattataatacatatggttatgatttatcaaataaggttaatcatttattttataataataattatatggagggaacaaataatatatctaataatgatataattcaaaatgataatatgaaagGTGTTTATCCTCATGTTTATGATATCAATAGTAAGGTAAATGATCAAacaaataattttgatacatatataaatatacctaATAAATGTTCTAGTAAGGATAATAAAGAATTTCTTggagaatatataaatgatagaGAAGAAAgttattatgatataaatgaaaacattattattaacaatattaatgatatgaatgtttatgatagtaataatattactagtaataataacaatttggattatattaaaaataatgataataataataataataatgatccTTTATTTGATAGTAGAAATTCATATGAGTGTTCTTTACCACTACTAACAAATGGATCATATTactatgaaaataaaaataatacttcTTCAAATATCTTATGTAATCAAGATGTAAatttaacaaataataagtttataaattatgaatcgaatatatcaaataattataataataaaagtaatataaatccaaataaaaatttgaatatttttcataacaaTGTGTtgataaatgataataatataaatgataataatataaatagtaataatataaataataataacattaataattttaacattaataataataacattaataataataacattaataataataacattaataataataacatttatGACCACTTTAATAATTTCTCAATGAATAGTCCAATGATAGATATGAATTCCTTTGAAGAAGATTCAAACAATTATAATATGGTTCATATCAATCAAAcagatataaatttaaaaaatgggGACCTTATAAATGATATTGAGAATTTTTATACACATGATAACACATCTTCTCATCTATTAAATTATGAAGACTGTAAAAATATGGATTTGAATGATGTTTCAAATATAGAAATAGaacaaacaaatataatggatagtaataatatgtataatcaaataatagaagaaaatgaaactAATAATTCTCATATGTcattagaagaaaaaataaatcaaacaAATGATATGTATAAAGACGATACTGAAATAAATGATGATTCGTTGGAGAttttattagaaaataatcaaagtgaaaaaaaaaaaaaaaaaaacgacaatcatcataataataataataataagaataggaaaaacaacaacaataatgacaagaaaaaaaacgaGCATGCACATAAACATGAGGAGAATTctaataatgaagaagaaaaagtaCAGAATTCTTCTAATGAACATGTAGATAGCTATAACTCAGATAATAACACTACAAAAGATAATACAATTCtccaaaataatatagaaaatacaAATTGTAATACAaaccaaaataataatgtcaTTTCAAAAAATGTTGACAATAGTTGTAATAAGAATGATATGTCCaatgaaaaagataatataaatgatacaaataaaatgaaattaaagaaaatgttagaaattacaaataaattaattggaaaaaaatatagaggCATATGTTATGATCCTACCAGAAATGGATGGTCTACTTTTGTATATAAAGATGGAgttagatataaaaaatttttttcttcttttaaatatggaaatttactagcaaaaaaaaaatgtattgaATGGAGATTAAGAAATCTGAATCCTAGTTCTCATGcatattcattttctttaaaagCAAAAGAAGAATTTAACGAGgttttaaatgataattataaagatgtaggtatattatatgacaataaaaaagataagaaTAACAATCCAGATGATGGAAATAGagatatactatatataaatgctttcttgaatatatataatgacgAAAAAGTTAAGGAAAAATATTCTACtgatgaaaatgatgatgaaaaaaacacacaagaaataaaagtaattaaaaataaaattccaaaaaaaaaaaaaaaaacactaCAAAATTTAAGTACTAATGAGAAATGTAATGATGGCATTGAAACGTGTAATGAGGATAATAAAACTATTAAAatgaacaataataataatatgatggaTGACACgcaacatacatataataatgatataataaaagaaaaaaaaaataaaaaaaataaaaataaaaataatattaataataataataataataataatgttctAAATAcaggaaaaagaaaaaatgataaacagaataatataaataatcataCGAATGGTGATTCATCTTtgtttaataattatgatgataacttttttgataaaaataaaaattgtaaatTATTTAGTAATACATTagaaaaagatgaaaatatttcatgTGATATGGAAAATGTATCAgataatgtattaaaaaataatgaatataaaagaaagaaaatgtGTACAGTTCCAGGAAAAAAACTAATAAAAGATACAAACGATTTTATTGATATGATGTATACATTAGTAGAAagtaataatacatttaataaCAATTCGGATTTCCAAAAAGATCAAatggatgataaaaatgaagaggaagaaaaaaaaaaaacaacaaacaatttaataaatatgaataattgtGTTGAGTATAatcatgataataataataataataataataataacacgAAGACACAAAATATATCACTTATTGACAATATTGATATTactttgaataatataaattcgGGAATTTCTTTAGTGcaggataataatatatatgataaagataaaagtattaatgatattaatagaTACGAAAATAtggaagaaataaaatttaaacaccataatagttataattttataaatggaGATTACAAAAAAGAGAAACATCTTACatcatataatgataatttaaaaaatattgaagaagatatattttttaataatactaaaaataattttgctttacataataataataatataaaatttaagagcgatgaaaattattttgcttataaagataaattattaaaatatataaatgaatgtaaatatacaaatgagGAAGAGaaacatatatttcttcagtttttaaaaataaaaacagaaTGGGTATTAGTAGAATTAAATAActtagaagaaaaatatcatcattattttagaaataaaattgaatctttttataaaaactatttattaaaagtaaaaaataataaaaaacaaaatgaaaacataaaagaattagaaataatatttgaaaataaattaaatactCCATGGATGTATATGATATttccttattattttatatcctattttaattataaaatattttgtattttaaaatgtacgaaaaaaaaaagagtaaaaaaaaatacaaatttaataaaagacAAAATACTTACATCAAAACTTAAAGGagtaaattttataaaatataaaaaagcaTGGTGTTTTACATATGTAGATgttgatgataaaaaaaaaaaaaaaatgttcccAGTAAATGATTATGGTTTTGTTGAATCTAAAgctttatctatattattcaGAAAGagtttcttttttcatttaaataaaatacataattttttaaaaaatattctttataataaaaataatatatcaaatactATAATAAATCAACTAAatacttataataataatataaatgaatatattgatcattataaaaaatatgaagaatttCTAGTATGTTAtggaaaaattatttattttaatgaaatgaagaatatatatatatctagcGAAAATAAACAACACGCTTTAAATTATATGCCAAAGGAAATAAaacatgaaatatataaaaatatgtgttCTCATATGGATGATAATAAAGCCAACAATgtggataataatatatataatgatatggataataatatatataatgatatggataataataatatatataatgatatgaataataatatatataataatatagataataatacatataaccatatagataataatatatataataatatttgtacCAGAATTGATCCAATGAACCTATTAATAACTACtagatattattttttaaaaaaatcaaaaataatgaattttCCCAAAGGCTTAGTTTATTTATCTGGATATTTTTTATGGCTAGTtgcatttttaaataataataaccaagaaataattatatccTTTTCTGTACgtaaatattcatatgataTAGCTAAATCGAAATGTTTAGaatgttattattgtttattacataaatataaatttaaaccACTTAATATATCCGGTGTTATAGATATTGTATTAGAGAGTGATATCGaatgtaaaaattataatttattagatTATTCATCTGAAGATATTATGTCACTAGAATATctatttcaatatttttctCCATCATCATATgttttacataataatacattatataaaaaaattataataaagaatcaAGAATTACATAAGgaatatgataaattatttcCAGGACAATATGTACATTTGAATACATATCAAACATATCAAATAACAAATAACGATttaatagataataatataaaatctgCAAACGTTGAAATGGTTTCTAATATATCTAATGAAAATTTATCGCAagaatataagaataattatatatattctaaaaatgaacaaaataaattgggtactatgatatataataaaaaagaggagtaccatgatatatataaggaCCAAacgaataaaaataaggaggagcatatatcaaatatgaaaaatatatcaaatatgaagaatatatcaaatatgtcaaatatatcaaatatgtcaaatatatcaaatatatcaaatatatcaaatgatTTATCTCCTTTACTATATGACCATCAAAATGTTACATATAATCAAAATGACAAGAAAAGTATTCCCTTATGTTTTtcagatgatgaagaaggTAAAGAAATTAGTGataagataaaaaagaaaaaagataaCAATTTAAATTGTATTCCTAACTTTCacaatgaaataaataaaaaaggtaCTAACTCAAATATTGcaaatcataatataaatggaCAAATGAATGATTCGATGAATGGACCATCCATGTacgaaaaaattaatatggataataaaaataatactaacaaaattgatgataatataaataataataataataataataatagtagtagtagttgTTGTTGTTTTTATGTTGAAAATGTGAACAGACAGAATGATAGTACTAATACAGAGAATTTGTTTACTTCCAAAACGGTTGAAGACACATATAACCAAACATACTTAAACAATGATTATTACAAAaagatattaaataaaaagatatgcttcttttttgataataatatacaagatatttatttaaaaaaatattataatgaattgtttaatgaaaaattaaatgaagaagaaaatataaaaaatgaacatattttattcaaaacaattgataaaaaagaagaaaatatcggaatttttattttattaaattgtcAATGGTTATCTGATTCTTTTGTTAATAACATTAATCAAATAGAAACGAAATATGCcgatatttattcttttaaaaattatcttAATACATGTGAAGAAGTTTATAattggaaatataaaaagaattttatTAAAGAATGTGCAgaaatttcaaaaaaatttcCAAGAATTGTTGGTGTTCATTATGATTCTTATGCAAGTGCATGGGTTGTTAATTgctcatttaataaaaaaagacatGATAAAAAGTTTTCCGTAAAAACATTTGGATTTCTACAAGCAAGAAAACTAGCTATTGAATACAGGGAAAAATGGATACAATTAAAAACTTTCCATCGTCTAAacaatttgaaaaaaaaaaaagaaaatctataa